One segment of Osmerus mordax isolate fOsmMor3 chromosome 28, fOsmMor3.pri, whole genome shotgun sequence DNA contains the following:
- the LOC136938151 gene encoding transmembrane protein 132C yields MNVYSHTWRILQIFLATIVTVFTQESDSPELSENTKNSGRFPVFLPVNYQVRDADYFLLKEAGQDIMRNSSMQTHTQPFVILRASRPPVVNTSYGPLSTEHPVPLDLVHSVQLFRALGVFTYNWKVQSFVLTPRVYSSVPRVRVLFYVAGRDWDRGEEGLQDELPCVMVYAFWQTQEVRGSCAMGGQRGTCMAELEPASGWFSPGAGSSSRERLDPSEGNIVELYYQARPSASGKCSSGDGGRWGSFEQQAQADYIPVTPMQRIGSVRLLQLPKGAASLSRLKLGNAIVIQTSSKPLKKTDIATFYILMASSSSLENFTLRAMVKKGVSFRTATPSNSLLWDITLDMGADGTIAVVCQRKSDIPGKKLDTSLMEVLQMDFEVEELSSPLDSQVITWRLEVPADARDAGKNEGTMRIYTTQRDFVGLAPLVMDTEILNTALLTGKKVVMPVRTVAVEEDGAVTDVSDFTDCNSTDEDILKVSDRCDYVFVNGKEMKGKVRMKVNFTYSYLSAQLEMNVWIPRLPLQIEVSDTELSQIKGWRVPITTAKRLSWNSDEEEDRKGRGCMLQFQHALLRVLTHFTAEQGDPRDPQAYLLGSDWQVDVTKLVRYFLKVEDPRIARLHAGRVLSGRDIGTTSIQVFSPLSDTILAKRSISVVDDKVTITELGVQLVTGLSLSLQLSTGSNRAILATATTQEVLQSPKQEAVVSTWIQFSDGSLTPLDIYDPSSLKVTVMSLDEGVVLVQGTPSAVVAVGEGQGVLVRVEMAICEACQKSKRKSTLAVGSGSLKVKFQTGSRRFDGNRGGDNSSDSSGSDYGSDGEEADGERKQQQQPPWAVPSSSASEREESAVRKASTTAKSTERAAVAAVPDSIPSGGSLGGVGKNRELKDPRSPFDSGYPYAPAGPFNESDLSSSRTEGSDTGVVEERGDVGFSSTVKPPGNLVNYNGFPVEVELPDQDMGGDDMGPEDMLAPRPLTDLEIGMYALLGVFCLAILVFLVNCISYVVKFRHKQLPSHGQEPTGHRHDWVWLGTDAELVMNVPGSPVQQDNHSTTTVIDIGPEKKATLPRRPSCLASSTDSPLGCRNKPVHAESLHSPTSKRKRVQFTTFASLDRQSSPHLSPRENGHSIHWVGKEENCLEAQVPITETVDRL; encoded by the exons ATGAACGTTTACTCTCATACCTGGAGGATTTTACAAATATTTCTAGCGACGATCGTCACAGTTTTCACGCAAG AGTCGGACAGTCCGGAGCTATCAGAGAACACCAAGAATTCCGGGCGATTTCCGGTCTTCCTCCCCGTCAACTACCAGGTCCGGGATGCCGACTACTTCCTGCTGAAGGAGGCCGGCCAGGACATTATGAGGAACTCCAGCATGCAGACGCACACGCAGCCCTTCGTCATCCTCCGAGCCAGCCGGCCGCCCGTCGTGAACACCAGCTACGGGCCTCTGTCCACAGAGCACCCCGTGCCCCTGGACCTGGTGCATTCCGTGCAGCTCTTCCGAGCCCTGGGGGTGTTCACCTACAACTGGAAGGTGCAGTCGTTTGTGCTGACCCCCAGGGTCTACTCCTCCGTGCCCAGGGTGCGAGTGTTGTTCTACGTGGCCGGGAGGGActgggacaggggagaggaggggctccAGGACGAGCTGCCCTGTGTAATGGTCTACGCTTTCTGGCAGACTCAGGAGGTGAGGGGCTCCTGTGCCATGGGGGGCCAGAGGGGCACCTGCATGGCTGAGCTGGAGCCAGCGTCCGGCTGGTTCAGCCCTGGGGCGGGCAGCTCCAGCCGGGAGAGACTCGACCCGTCGGAGGGCAACATAGTGGAGCTCTACTACCAGGCTCGGCCCAGCGCTTCTGGGAAGTGTAGTTCCGGGGACGGCGGCCGCTGGGGAAGCTTCGAGCAGCAGGCCCAGGCGGACTACATCCCCGTCACGCCCATGCAGAGGATTGGGAGTGTGCGCCTCCTGCAGTTGCCTAAGGGTGCTGCGTCGCTTTCCCGCCTTAAACTGGGCAATGCCATCGTCATCCAGACGTCTTCTAAACCCCTGAAGAAGACCGATATCGCCACGTTCTACATCCTCATGGCCAGCTCTTCCTCGCTGGAGAACTTCACCCTTAG AGCCATGGTGAAGAAAGGGGTGTCATTCCGCACGGCGACTCCCAGTAACTCTCTACTGTGGGACATCACGCTGGACATGGGGGCGGACGGCACCATCGCTGTGGTCTGTCAGAGGAAGTCTGACATACCGGGGAAAAA GCTGGACACCAGTCTGATGGAGGTTCTCCAGATGGACTtcgaggtggaggagctgagcaGCCCGCTGGACAGCCAGGTGATCACCTGGAGGCTGGAGGTCCCGGCCGATGCCAGGGATGCAGGGAAGAACGAGGGGACTATGAGGATCTACACCACCCAGAGGGACTTCGTGGGTCTGGCTCCCCTGGTGATG GACACAGAGATCCTGAACACTGCGCTGTTGACGGGCAAGAAGGTGGTGATGCCGGTGAGGACCGTGGCCGTCGAGGAGGACGGGGCCGTCACCGACGTCTCGGACTTCACCGACTGCAACTCCACCGATGAAGACATCTTGAAG GTGTCGGACAGGTGTGACTACGTGTTTGTGAACGGGAAGGAGATGAAGGGCAAGGTGAGGATGAAGGTGAACTTCACCTACAGCTACCTGAGCGCCCAGCTGGAGATGAACGTGTGGATCCCCCGCCTGCCGCTCCAGATCGAGGTGTCGGACACGGAGCTCAGCCAGATCAAGGGCTGGAGGGTGCCCATTACTACAGCCAAGAG GCTCAGCTGGAAcagtgacgaggaggaggacaggaaggggcgGGGCTGCATGCTCCAGTTCCAGCATGCCCTGCTGCGTGTGCTCACGCACTTCACAGCGGAGCAGGGCGACCCCCGCGACCCCCAGGCCTACCTGCTGGGCTCGGACTGGCAGGTCGACGTCACCAAGCTGGTGCGCTACTTCCTGAAGGTGGAAGACCCTCGCATCGCCAGGCTGCATGCCGGGAGGGTTCTGTCTGGACGGGATATCGGGACCACCTCCATCCAG GTGTTCTCCCCGCTGTCAGACACCATCCTGGCCAAGAGGAGCATCTCGGTTGTTGATGACAAAGTGACCATCACAGAGCTGGGGGTGCAGCTGGTCAccggcctctccctctccctgcagctGAGCACGGGCAGCAACAGGGCCATCCTCGCCACGGCGACCACGCAGGAAGTGCTGCAGAGCCCCAAACAG gaagctgtGGTGAGTACCTGGATCCAGTTCAGTGACGGCTCCCTCACCCCCTTGGACATCTATGACCCCAGCTCCTTAAAAGTGACGGTAATGTCCCTGGACGAGGGGGTGGTGCTGGTGCAGGGGACCCCCTCGGCCGTGGTGGCGGTGGGGGAAGGGCAGGGGGTGCTGGTCAGGGTGGAGATGGCCATCTGCGAAGCCTGCCAAAAGTCCAAACGCAAAAGCACCCTGGCCGTGGGCAGCGGCAGCCTCAAGGTCAAGTTCCAGACCGGCAGCCGGCGCTTCGACGGCAACCGCGGTGGCGACAACAGTAGC GACAGCAGCGGCAGCGACTACGGGAGCGACGGCGAGGAGGCGGACGGCGAGcggaagcagcagcagcagccgccgTGGGCCGTGCCCAGCAGCTCGGCCTCGGAGCGGGAGGAGAGCGCCGTGCGCAAGGCCAGCACCACGGCCAAGTCCACCGAGCGCGCCGCCGTGGCGGCCGTGCCCGACAGCATACCCAGCGGAGGCAGCCTGGGAGGGGTGGGCAAGAACCGGGAGCTGAAGGACCCGAGGAGCCCCTTCGATTCCGGGTACCCCTACGCCCCCGCCGGTCCCTTCAACGAGAGTGACCTTAGCAGCTCTAGGACGGAGGGCTCGGATaccggggtggtggaggagaggggcgatGTGGGGTTCAGTAGCACGGTGAAGCCTCCTGGAAATCTGGTGAACTATAACGGCTTCCCCGTGGAGGTGGAACTACCTGATCAGGACATGGGTGGAGACGACATGGGCCCAGAGGACATGCTCGCCCCCAGGCCCCTCACCGACCTGGAAATCGGCATGTACGCCCTGCTGGGGGTCTTCTGCCTGGCCATCCTGGTCTTCCTGGTCAACTGCATCTCCTATGTGGTGAAGTTCAGACACAAGCAGCTCCCCTCTCACGGCCAGGAGCCCACGGGGCACCGGCACGACTGGGTGTGGCTGGGCACGGACGCCGAGCTGGTGATGAACGTTCCAGGCAGCCCGGTCCAGCAGGACAACCACAGCACCACCACGGTGATAGACATTGGGCCCGAAAAGAAGGCCACCCTCCCTAGAAGGCCCAGCTGCCTGGCCTCCTCCACGGACTCCCCCCTGGGCTGCAGGAACAAGCCCGTGCACGCCGAGTCCCTCCACTCGCCCACCAGCAAGAGGAAGAGGGTCCAGTTCACCACCTTCGCGTCTCTGGACCGCCAGTCCtcgccccacctctcccccagagAGAACGGCCACAGCATCCACTgggtggggaaggaggagaactGTCTGGAAGCCCAAGTGCCCATTACAGAGACTGTGGACCGTTTATAA